The DNA window CCTGTAATGACTGCCATCCAAGGGTATGCTGATATGGAATATCCAATGATGATCAATGATAGCAGTATTCCTGATGATTTTCAGGATGCAAGATTAACGGCCGATCACGAAATTGCTCACACTTATTTTCCTTTTTATATGGGAATTAATGAAACCCGTTATGCTTTTATGGATGAAGGTTGGGCGACAACATTAGAATATTTAATAGGGATTGATGAAAATGGAGAAGCAAAAGCAAAAGAATTTTATAAAAATTTCAGAGTAAAAAAATGGATCAACGATCCATCTACAGAACAGGATCAACCTGTTATAACCATGAGTACCCAGGTAAGTGGTTCAGGATATGGAAACAATTCGTATGTTAAAGCTTCTTTATCATATTTGGCCCTGAAAGATTATTTAGGAGATGATTTGTTTAAGAAAGCTCTACATCACTATATGGATAATTGGAATGGAAAACATCCGATCCCATGGGATTATTTTAATTCTATGAACACAGGATCTGGAAAAGATCTTAATTGGTTTTGGAATAACTGGTTCTACAGCAACAATTATATAGATCTGAAAATTACAAAGGCAGCTCAGGAGAACGATCTACTTACTGTAAATATAGATAATATTGGTGGGTTTGCTATTCCATTTGATGCGGTAATAAAGTATGATGATGGTGGTGTTGAAAATCTACATTTTACCCCTTCTCTATGGGAGAAAAATCAGAAACAAACTGCTTTAACGATTCCAATCAAAAAGAAAGTGAAGGAAGTAAGCCTGGACGGAGGTCTATTTATGGATTATACTCCGGAAAATAATTCTAAAAATTTATAAAAAATAAGCCTTCAAATTTTTGAAGGCTTATTTTTTACTAAAAGTAGGCTGTCAATCTTAATCCTACTGTAAAATATTTAATTTTTTCTTTGGCATAAACCCTGTTAAATACTTCATTCATCTCGTCGTCATCCTTTACAATATCACTGAAGTTATAGGACATCGTAGATTTCAATTGATTATAATCTGCATATACGGTAATTCCTAATTCAGGATTAAGCTTATAGGTAAGTGCACTTCCAAAATTCCATCGGAAAGCATTTGAAGGCTTATAAGAGGCGACTTCAAGTTCGTTATTTGGATTATCAATGTGTTCACTTTTTACAAATATTTTTCCGCTAGCCGGTGTTGAGTATCCTGCGGTAGCTTTTAATGTTATTTGCCAGTTTTCTGAAAATTCATGTGAGAAATAGGGGCCGATTCCGAAATTCAGGAACCCTAAAGACTGAGTTGTTACATCAAAATTTTCATAATGCTCTTCGTCATCTAATGTTAATCGGATAGGTTTTATGGGAAAACTGCTAAAACTCATATCTCCACCGATGCCCCACTTTTTTGAAAAAAAATAGGCACCTTCCAATCCCGCCTCGAAACCAATTTGTTTTCGATCATCCAATTCAGATTCTTTAAGGAAATTGGTAGTAGCCAAAGCGGATCCTAATTTTATGGAAAGAAAGGAAGGATTTCCGTTGCTTTCTATTCGGGAAAGTAAACTTAAGTTATCACCTTTATTTTTATAAATCTTATCAATAAAAAAATATCCTAATTCTGTTGAGATAATCCCTATTCCGGCACCAGCCAGAATATCCGGCATCCAATGTCTGTTATTGAGGTTTCTGCCCAGACCAGTAAGTGTTGCAGCGCTATATCCACCAATACTATAGGCAGGATTTACAATTCCATATTCCTTATGTAAAAAGCTCGCATTAGTGAAAGCCATTGCTGCGTGTCCTGATGGAAAGGAATTTTTTGCCGAGCCATCCGGGCGTTCGACTTTTGAGGTGTATTTTATAGAATTCACGATAATGCCCATAATTGCAATACTGGTTGCATATGATAGGGTGGCTCTTCCAATGTTATTCCGTCCTTTAACCCCTGCTATTTTTAGTCCATATACTGTTGCTGCGGGCGCATACTGAAGGTAATCATCAAAGGTTGCTTTAAAAGCCGGAATATAACGATTTCGGATTTCCCGGATGTTTTCCCGTTCTCCCCAAGTTGCTGCTGTTGCTGCAAAAAGTAAAGTAGGGGCAATTGATTTTTTTACCCATTCTTTTTGTAGGAAAGTCTTTTTCTCTGAAATAGCAATATCTGAAATGATATATTGCTGATCCTTCTTAAGTTGGAGAGTATCCTGAGCTTTATAAAAGCATAATGTTAGCAACATGCAGGATGCTAATGCTAATTTATTCATCATTGTGTGTTTTTGTGTAGTTTAATTTTGAATTTAAACCGATATCAAAAGTATAAAAAAAAGTCCCTTCTCAAAGC is part of the Chryseobacterium paludis genome and encodes:
- a CDS encoding phosphatase PAP2 family protein, which encodes MMNKLALASCMLLTLCFYKAQDTLQLKKDQQYIISDIAISEKKTFLQKEWVKKSIAPTLLFAATAATWGERENIREIRNRYIPAFKATFDDYLQYAPAATVYGLKIAGVKGRNNIGRATLSYATSIAIMGIIVNSIKYTSKVERPDGSAKNSFPSGHAAMAFTNASFLHKEYGIVNPAYSIGGYSAATLTGLGRNLNNRHWMPDILAGAGIGIISTELGYFFIDKIYKNKGDNLSLLSRIESNGNPSFLSIKLGSALATTNFLKESELDDRKQIGFEAGLEGAYFFSKKWGIGGDMSFSSFPIKPIRLTLDDEEHYENFDVTTQSLGFLNFGIGPYFSHEFSENWQITLKATAGYSTPASGKIFVKSEHIDNPNNELEVASYKPSNAFRWNFGSALTYKLNPELGITVYADYNQLKSTMSYNFSDIVKDDDEMNEVFNRVYAKEKIKYFTVGLRLTAYF